From a region of the Arachis ipaensis cultivar K30076 chromosome B09, Araip1.1, whole genome shotgun sequence genome:
- the LOC107619492 gene encoding cytochrome c oxidase assembly protein COX19, with protein MSAGGAFGGNRGLRPVPPEKGIFPLDHMHLCDLEKKEYLGCLKTAGHQSEKCRDFSKKYLQCRMEKNLMAKQDLAELGFKERNGETPEGKPTERIDN; from the exons ATGAGTGCAG GTGGCGCATTTGGTGGCAATAGAGGGCTCCGTCCAGTGCCTCCTGAAAAGGGTATTTTCCCATTAGACCACATGCATTTATGTGACCTG GAGAAGAAAGAATATTTGGGTTGTCTGAAAACTGCGGGTCACCAGTCTGAAAAATGCAGGGATTTCTCGAAAAAGTACTTGCAGTGCCGAATGGAAAA GAACCTAATGGCTAAGCAGGACTTGGCAGAACTTGGTTTTAAGGAAAGAAATGGAGAAACTCCTGAAGGGAAACCCACTGAGaggattgataattga
- the LOC107618999 gene encoding pentatricopeptide repeat-containing protein At2g13420, mitochondrial-like — MYMALAKAPSTPHTYAYFLSRRFFASTLQNDAVSSLPTLQPSNDADSLSRILLTHHNPFHAVESSLQLHGVTITPHLLSQTLLRLRHHTKIAFSLFTYVKTLPNPPLTTASYNLLIDVMAKVRQFDVAWQLIVDMDRRSLTPTPNTFLLLIRRLVAAGLTRQAIRAFDDIDAFAENKVSSEEFCLLLDTLCKYGYVKVAVEVFNKNVHRFRPDVKMYTVLIYGWCKLGRIRKARELFSEMVDKGVEPNLVTYNVLLNGICRRASLHPEDRFDRTIREADEMFDEMRSKGIEPDVTSFSIVLHVYSRGHKPQLSLDKLRLMKEKGICPTVATYTSVIKCLSSCGWLEDAEALIDEMMENGVTPNAATYNCFFKEYRGRKDAGSALKFFKKMKSDGLCLPSSHTYGILIRMFLDLNKIGVVEEIWNDMKETGVGPDLDMYTILIHGLCAKQRWREACHYFVEMIEKGFLPQKVTFESLYKGLIQADMLRTWRRLKKKLDEESITFGSEFEEYKLKPYRR, encoded by the coding sequence ATGTACATGGCACTTGCCAAAGCTCCATCAACACCTCACACCTATGCATACTTCCTCTCTCGCCGTTTCTTCGCGTCAACACTCCAAAACGACGCCGTATCCTCACTCCCCACTCTCCAACCCTCAAACGACGCCGATTCACTCTCCCGCATCCTCCTCACTCACCACAACCCTTTCCATGCCGTGGAATCCTCCCTCCAACTCCACGGCGTCACCATCACCCCTCACCTCCTCTCTCAAACCCTCCTCCGACTCAGACACCATACGAAGATCGCATTCTCCCTCTTCACCTACGTCAAGACCCTCCCTAACCCTCCTCTCACCACCGCCTCTTACAACCTCCTCATCGACGTTATGGCCAAGGTCCGCCAATTCGATGTCGCCTGGCAGCTCATCGTCGACATGGACCGCCGTAGCCTCACCCCTACTCCTAACACCTTCTTGCTCCTCATCCGCCGCCTTGTCGCCGCCGGCCTCACCCGCCAGGCGATTCGTGCTTTCGATGATATCGATGCCTTCGCGGAGAACAAAGTTAGTTCAGAAGAATTTTGCCTCCTTCTTGACACGCTCTGTAAGTACGGTTATGTAAAAGTCGCTGTTGaagttttcaataaaaatgtgCATAGGTTTAGACCCGATGTGAAAATGTACACTGTTCTGATCTATGGTTGGTGCAAGTTAGGGAGAATTCGAAAGGCTAGAGAGCTATTTAGTGAGATGGTAGATAAAGGAGTTGAGCCTAATCTTGTTACTTATAATGTGTTGTTGAATGGGATTTGTAGAAGGGCTAGTCTTCACCCTGAAGATAGGTTTGACCGAACGATAAGAGAAGCAGATGAGATGTTCGATGAAATGCGCAGCAAAGGGATTGAGCCAGATGTGACTAGTTTTTCTATTGTGCTCCATGTTTATAGCAGGGGACATAAACCGCAGTTATCCCTTGATAAATTGAGGTTAATGAAGGAGAAAGGTATTTGTCCGACGGTGGCGACGTATACTTCGGTTATAAAGTGTCTGTCTTCTTGTGGGTGGCTTGAAGATGCTGAGGCTTTGATTGATGAGATGATGGAGAATGGAGTGACTCCAAATGCTGCAACATACAATTGCTTCTTTAAGGAATATAGAGGGAGAAAGGATGCTGGTAGTGCTTTGAAGTTCTTTAAGAAGATGAAGAGTGATGGTTTATGCTTGCCAAGTTCACATACATATGGCATTCTGATTAGGATGTTTTTGGATCTGAATAAAATTGGGGTTGTGGAAGAGATATGGAATGATATGAAGGAGACTGGGGTAGGACCAGATTTGGATATGTATACCATTCTAATTCATGGGCTATGTGCAAAACAGCGTTGGAGGGAGGCTTGCCATTATTTTGTAGAGATGATAGAGAAAGGATTTCTTCCTCAGAAAGTTACTTTCGAGAGCCTTTACAAAGGGCTAATACAGGCTGATATGTTGAGAACTTGGCGgagattgaagaagaagcttgATGAAGAATCCATAACATTTGGTTCGGAGTTTGAAGAATATAAATTAAAGCCATATAGGAGATAA
- the LOC107619000 gene encoding uncharacterized protein LOC107619000 — MANSGGGSSGVRLDESFRAVPTVYLTFLSIWFVSAFSWTAYTYRNRHSQCNKLQWTLTSVPLMKALQLMLSFLFWYPCYNFQACSLWMSFGVYVTGVLFQTAAFVSFLLISHGYCIMCERLSLNERRTTAALACVFYLTLVGYKACVPYFTVLLLLNYFISFYVIFHHISQNLLVLREQLSIIENEDVHTMHDAVYKKYTMFKKFQGAMQIVAMAEIVICMNVDDSSENYWIRILIREWVQLCIFLYIGWIFKSQDLAPHFSIMPATKCKGETLVPPTYSIEMDAATFKEFSSHEWHIGVPTSSHYQSSKDEVLVIIQHPGAQRSSKKLDFGSHNTECYVVSDLHTNSYSNQVELH, encoded by the exons ATGGCGAACTCCGGTGGTGGCAGTTCGGGCGTGAGATTGGACGAGTCGTTTCGTGCGGTGCCGACGGTGTACCTGACGTTCCTATCGATCTGGTTCGTCTCTGCATTCTCTTGGACAGCTTACACTTACAGGAATCGCCAttctcag TGCAATAAGTTGCAGTGGACTCTTACTTCGGTTCCATTGATGAAAGCATTGCAGCTCATGCTATCCTTTCTCTTCTG GTATCCGTGCTACAATTTTCAAGCATGTTCTTTATGGATGTCATTTGGAGTGTATGTAACTGGGGTGCTATTTCAGACAGCTGCTTTTGTCTCCTTTTTGCTCATATCTCATGGTTACTGCATCATGTGTGAGCGTCTTTCTCTAAATGAACGGCGAACAACTGCGGCGCTGGCGTGTGTGTTTTACTTGACACTAGTTGGTTACAAGGCTTGTGTGCCATACTTCACT GTACTTCTGCTactaaattattttatttcattctaTGTGATTTTCCACCACATCTCCCAAAACCTGCTAGTGTTGCGAGAACAATTGAGCATTATAGAAAATGAAGATGTTCATACAATGCATGATGCTGTGTATAAGAAGTACACAATGTTCAA GAAATTTCAGGGTGCAATGCAGATTGTAGCTATGGCAGAAATTGTG ATATGCATGAATGTGGACGACTCTTCGGAGAATTACTGGATTCGCATATTAATCAGAGAATGGGTGCAACTCTGCATCTTTTTGTACATAGG ATGGATTTTCAAGTCACAAGATTTGGCACCACACTTCTCTATTATGCCTGCCACAAAATGTAAAGGCGAGACTCTGGTGCCTCCCACCTACAGTATT GAAATGGATGCAGCAACTTTTAAAGAATTTAGTAGTCATGAATGGCACATTGGGGTG CCAACTAGTTCACATTATCAAAGCTCCAAAGATGAAGTTCTAGTAATCATTCAGCACCCTGGTGCACAGAGGTCAAGTAAAAAGCTCGATTTTGGTTCTCACAACACGGAATGTTATGTTGTATCAGATCTTCATACGAATTCATATTCAAATCAAGTAGAACTACACTGA